A genomic stretch from Frigoribacterium sp. PvP032 includes:
- a CDS encoding sensor histidine kinase, whose product MTATAAEGAPAVSRGAGSGAGRGTSRVAMRWWDVGAGATAVVLVVLALASEAGSSGDGGSAVGSRPLALAATGLFVLTWLLLARPVVRRDDDRVGRAEVVVVAAVVVVGGLAVAGAPPLAVVQAFLMPLLWTVLPTPRSAIVANVLLCLAISAGFVVSLGWSPDTLATAATSEGLSLLFSIALGFWITSIAHTGVERGRLLDELRAAQDELATRHREAGTVAERERLAREIHDTVAQSLTGLVMLSQQARSSVAAGDAAAGLAQLELIESSARDALTDARTLVAATASSGLDSGDLADALRRLAARFSRESGVAVTVDVEPGLALPRDHQVVVIRAAQEALANVRKHSGSRSAHVALARGDDVAEGSGTVGAVVLSVRDEGRGFDPAAARDGFGLDGLDERLRLAGGRLEVVSGAAGTTVTAHLPGGERS is encoded by the coding sequence ATGACCGCCACGGCAGCCGAGGGCGCCCCCGCCGTGAGCCGCGGCGCGGGATCCGGCGCGGGCCGCGGCACGAGCCGCGTCGCGATGCGCTGGTGGGACGTCGGGGCCGGGGCGACGGCCGTGGTGCTGGTCGTGCTCGCACTGGCCTCCGAGGCCGGCAGCAGCGGCGACGGCGGGAGCGCCGTCGGCAGCCGCCCGCTCGCCCTGGCGGCGACCGGGCTCTTCGTCCTGACCTGGCTGCTGCTCGCCCGGCCGGTGGTGAGGCGGGACGACGACCGGGTGGGCCGGGCGGAGGTCGTGGTCGTCGCGGCGGTCGTGGTCGTCGGCGGGCTCGCCGTCGCCGGTGCCCCGCCGCTCGCCGTCGTCCAGGCGTTCCTGATGCCGCTGCTCTGGACCGTGCTGCCGACGCCCCGCTCGGCGATCGTCGCCAACGTCCTGCTCTGCCTGGCGATCTCGGCGGGCTTCGTCGTCAGCCTCGGCTGGTCGCCCGACACGCTCGCGACGGCAGCCACGAGCGAGGGGCTCTCGCTGCTGTTCAGCATCGCCCTCGGCTTCTGGATCACGTCGATCGCCCACACCGGCGTCGAGCGCGGCCGGCTGCTCGACGAGCTGCGCGCCGCCCAGGACGAGCTGGCCACCCGGCACCGCGAGGCCGGCACCGTGGCCGAGCGCGAGCGCCTCGCCCGCGAGATCCACGACACCGTCGCGCAGAGCCTGACCGGGCTGGTGATGCTCAGCCAGCAGGCACGGTCGTCGGTGGCCGCTGGCGACGCCGCCGCCGGCCTCGCCCAGCTCGAGCTGATCGAGTCGTCGGCCAGGGACGCGCTCACCGACGCCCGCACGCTCGTCGCGGCCACCGCCTCCTCGGGACTCGACAGCGGCGACCTCGCCGACGCCCTGCGCCGACTCGCCGCGCGGTTCTCGCGCGAGAGCGGCGTCGCCGTGACCGTCGACGTCGAGCCGGGGCTCGCCCTTCCTCGCGACCACCAGGTCGTGGTGATCCGGGCGGCGCAGGAGGCGCTGGCCAACGTCCGCAAGCACAGCGGGTCGCGCTCGGCGCACGTCGCGCTCGCCCGCGGGGACGACGTCGCCGAGGGCTCGGGCACCGTCGGCGCCGTGGTCCTGTCGGTGCGGGACGAGGGCCGCGGGTTCGACCCCGCCGCCGCTCGGGACGGCTTCGGGCTCGACGGCCTCGACGAGCGGCTGCGGCTGGCCGGCGGGCGGCTCGAGGTCGTCAGCGGCGCGGCCGGGACGACCGTGACGGCGCACCTGCCCGGCGGCGAGCGGTCGTGA
- the secE gene encoding preprotein translocase subunit SecE encodes MARKDLDVPSEDVVDKAKSDSAARRSPFARIALFIRQVIAELKKVVTPTRKELLSYTGVVLVFVVIMMALVTGLDSLFGLVVGYVFGNGPTGS; translated from the coding sequence GTGGCGAGAAAAGACCTCGACGTCCCCAGTGAGGACGTCGTCGACAAGGCGAAGTCCGACAGCGCAGCGCGTCGCAGTCCCTTCGCCCGCATCGCCCTGTTCATCCGCCAGGTGATCGCCGAGCTCAAGAAGGTCGTCACCCCGACCCGCAAAGAGCTGCTGAGCTACACCGGCGTCGTGCTGGTCTTCGTCGTCATCATGATGGCGCTGGTCACCGGCCTCGACTCCCTCTTCGGCCTCGTCGTCGGCTACGTCTTCGGCAACGGTCCCACCGGCAGCTGA
- a CDS encoding response regulator transcription factor, producing MSVRTLVVDDHPIMRQGLTAMLTATPDFEVVGQASDGVEAVQLAAELRPDLVLMDLRMPRLDGVAATEAVLRDVPTARVVVLTTYESDDAILGAVEAGASGYLLKAAPEEELLAGLRSVVAGQVALAPSMAALLVGRARRTAAQADGAGVGSRDSVSSGPTPLSPRETQVLVLVAEGCSNREIGLRLFVGEATVKTHLQHVFEKLGVGDRTRAVTLAMERGWLPSARG from the coding sequence GTGAGCGTCCGCACCCTGGTCGTCGACGACCACCCGATCATGCGGCAGGGCCTGACCGCGATGCTCACGGCCACGCCCGACTTCGAGGTCGTCGGCCAGGCCTCCGACGGCGTCGAGGCGGTTCAGCTCGCCGCCGAGCTGCGGCCGGACCTCGTGCTGATGGACCTCCGCATGCCACGGCTCGACGGCGTCGCCGCGACGGAGGCGGTGCTCCGGGACGTGCCGACGGCCCGCGTCGTCGTGCTGACCACCTACGAGTCGGACGACGCCATCCTCGGCGCCGTCGAGGCGGGCGCCAGCGGGTACCTGCTCAAGGCGGCGCCCGAGGAGGAGCTGCTCGCGGGGCTCCGCTCGGTGGTCGCCGGACAGGTCGCGCTCGCGCCGTCGATGGCGGCGCTGCTCGTGGGGCGTGCTCGCCGGACGGCGGCGCAGGCTGACGGCGCGGGCGTCGGGTCGCGTGACTCCGTGAGCTCGGGACCGACGCCGCTGAGCCCCCGTGAGACCCAGGTGCTCGTCCTGGTCGCCGAGGGCTGCTCGAACCGTGAGATCGGCCTGCGGCTCTTCGTGGGCGAGGCCACCGTCAAGACGCACCTGCAGCACGTCTTCGAGAAGCTCGGCGTGGGCGACCGCACCCGGGCGGTCACCCTCGCGATGGAGCGCGGCTGGCTGCCCTCCGCACGGGGCTGA
- a CDS encoding ABC transporter permease — MSRVLALAGVQVRHEVRTYFRAGDTVFFTFLFPVVMLAIFSTAFSASGSYGVRPDGSAVDAAAYYLPGMIAAGVLLSGVQALGIDIAVERSDGTLKRLAGTPLPVASWFLGKLGQVVVTNLLQVALLLVVARVLFRVPLPTEASSWATFGWVWLLGLAGSALIGIALSRVPRTGRSATAVIVPITLVLQFISGVYLPFTQLPTWLQQVASAFPLKWLAQGMRSVFLPESSAAAEVGGTWDLAGVALWLAVWLVAGAVAARLTFRWGRKDA, encoded by the coding sequence GTGAGCCGCGTGCTGGCCCTCGCGGGCGTCCAGGTGCGCCACGAGGTGCGGACCTACTTCCGCGCCGGCGACACGGTGTTCTTCACGTTCCTCTTCCCCGTCGTGATGCTCGCGATCTTCTCGACGGCGTTCAGCGCCTCTGGCTCGTACGGGGTGCGGCCCGACGGCTCGGCCGTCGACGCCGCCGCGTACTACCTGCCGGGGATGATCGCCGCGGGCGTCCTGCTCTCGGGCGTCCAGGCCCTCGGGATCGACATCGCCGTGGAGCGCTCCGACGGCACCCTGAAGCGGCTCGCGGGCACCCCGCTGCCCGTCGCCTCCTGGTTCCTCGGGAAGCTGGGGCAGGTGGTCGTGACGAACCTGCTGCAGGTGGCGCTCCTCCTCGTCGTCGCCCGGGTGCTGTTCCGGGTGCCGCTGCCGACCGAGGCGTCGTCGTGGGCGACGTTCGGCTGGGTGTGGCTGCTCGGCCTCGCCGGCTCGGCGCTGATCGGGATCGCCCTGTCGCGGGTCCCCCGCACCGGGCGCAGCGCCACGGCCGTCATCGTGCCGATCACGCTCGTGCTGCAGTTCATCTCGGGCGTGTACCTGCCCTTCACGCAGCTGCCCACGTGGCTGCAGCAGGTCGCCTCGGCGTTCCCGCTGAAGTGGCTCGCCCAGGGGATGCGGAGCGTGTTCCTGCCCGAGTCGTCGGCGGCGGCCGAGGTGGGCGGCACCTGGGACCTGGCGGGCGTGGCCCTCTGGCTGGCCGTCTGGCTCGTGGCCGGCGCGGTCGCGGCCCGGCTGACGTTCCGCTGGGGCAGGAAGGACGCCTGA
- a CDS encoding DUF3072 domain-containing protein: MGGNRPDPSTTASKDPEDWVTGDEPMTGPQKSYLDTLAREAGEELPADLSKAKASEHIDRLQEKTGRGQ; this comes from the coding sequence CTGGGCGGCAATCGTCCCGACCCCTCCACCACCGCCTCCAAGGACCCTGAGGACTGGGTGACCGGCGACGAGCCGATGACCGGCCCGCAGAAGAGCTACCTCGACACGCTCGCCCGCGAGGCAGGCGAAGAGCTGCCCGCCGACCTCAGCAAGGCCAAGGCGAGCGAGCACATCGACCGCCTCCAGGAGAAGACCGGTCGCGGCCAGTAG
- a CDS encoding ABC transporter ATP-binding protein, which translates to MTPQPVVRVRDLTKTYGRATALHGVSFDLQPGETLGLLGPNGAGKSTTIEILEGHRDRSGGEALVLGTDPRHGGLDWKARIGIVLQTSAEQGTSTVREQVAHMAALYPRSRDVDEVVAAVGLEAQAGTRVRALSGGQRRRVDVALGIVGDPELLFLDEPTTGFDPEARRQFWGLIRSLSDDGTSILLTTHYLDEAAQLSDRVAVITEGRVVAEGRPDEIGSVAARTPLVRWSDARGRHEERTADPGGLVARLHGAGAELRDLEVVRPSLEDVYLELVAEAAAS; encoded by the coding sequence ATGACCCCACAGCCCGTCGTGCGAGTGCGCGACCTCACCAAGACCTACGGGCGCGCCACCGCCCTGCACGGCGTCTCGTTCGACCTCCAGCCCGGCGAGACCCTCGGCCTGCTCGGCCCGAACGGCGCCGGCAAGTCGACGACGATCGAGATCCTCGAGGGGCACCGCGACCGCAGCGGCGGCGAGGCCCTCGTGCTCGGCACGGACCCGCGCCACGGCGGCCTCGACTGGAAGGCGCGCATCGGCATCGTGCTGCAGACCTCGGCCGAGCAGGGCACCTCGACCGTGCGGGAGCAGGTCGCGCACATGGCGGCCCTCTACCCCCGGTCGCGCGACGTGGACGAGGTCGTCGCCGCCGTCGGGCTCGAGGCGCAGGCGGGCACCCGCGTCCGCGCGCTCTCGGGCGGGCAGCGGCGTCGAGTCGACGTCGCGCTCGGCATCGTCGGCGACCCCGAGCTGCTGTTCCTCGACGAGCCGACGACGGGCTTCGACCCGGAGGCGCGGCGGCAGTTCTGGGGGCTGATCCGGTCGCTGTCCGACGACGGCACGAGCATCCTGCTGACCACCCACTACCTCGACGAGGCCGCTCAGCTGAGCGACCGCGTCGCGGTCATCACGGAGGGGCGGGTCGTCGCCGAGGGACGCCCCGACGAGATCGGCAGCGTCGCGGCCAGGACCCCGCTCGTGCGGTGGTCGGATGCGAGAGGCCGTCACGAGGAGAGGACGGCCGACCCGGGCGGGCTCGTCGCGCGCCTGCACGGCGCGGGCGCGGAGCTGCGCGACCTCGAGGTGGTCCGTCCGTCGCTCGAGGACGTCTACCTCGAGCTCGTCGCCGAGGCGGCAGCGTCGTGA
- a CDS encoding class I SAM-dependent methyltransferase, with protein sequence MTVVLSETRGSRDPRGPFVDVGQRAVGLRELMDDPDCDLGQLRRTYAVFPVVNGLVAGWRRAYRERIRPLLSADRPTSLLDLGSGGGDLARSLARWARRDGVRLTVTAVDPDRRAHEFASARPAEGVVHRCASSGDLVAAGEQFDVVVSNHVLHHLDDDARAAVLADSRALARRLALHSDIRRSPAAYAGYWVGTLPLARTSFVRVDGLRSIRRSWTDTELARELPIGWTVVRRPPFRVWAVLDLDEHTGVRGPRS encoded by the coding sequence GTGACCGTGGTCCTCTCCGAGACCCGCGGGTCGCGAGACCCGCGCGGCCCGTTCGTCGACGTCGGGCAGCGGGCCGTCGGGCTCCGCGAGCTGATGGACGATCCTGACTGCGACCTCGGCCAGCTGAGACGCACCTACGCCGTCTTCCCGGTCGTGAACGGGCTCGTCGCCGGCTGGCGTCGTGCGTACCGCGAGCGGATCCGGCCCCTCCTGTCCGCGGACCGGCCCACGAGCCTCCTCGACCTCGGATCCGGCGGGGGCGATCTCGCCCGGTCCCTGGCCCGGTGGGCGCGCCGCGACGGCGTGCGCCTGACGGTGACGGCGGTCGACCCCGACCGCCGCGCGCACGAGTTCGCGAGCGCGCGACCGGCAGAGGGCGTCGTCCACCGCTGCGCGTCCAGCGGCGACCTCGTCGCCGCCGGCGAGCAGTTCGACGTGGTCGTGTCCAACCACGTGCTGCACCACCTCGACGACGACGCCAGGGCCGCCGTGCTCGCCGACAGCCGGGCGCTGGCCCGGCGCCTCGCGCTGCACAGCGACATCCGGCGGTCGCCCGCGGCCTACGCCGGGTACTGGGTCGGGACGCTGCCGCTGGCGCGCACCTCCTTCGTCCGGGTGGACGGGCTGCGCTCGATCCGCCGCAGCTGGACCGACACGGAGCTGGCCCGTGAGCTGCCGATCGGCTGGACGGTCGTCCGTCGACCGCCGTTCCGCGTCTGGGCCGTGCTCGACCTCGACGAGCACACGGGCGTTCGGGGGCCGCGCTCGTGA
- a CDS encoding NAD(P)/FAD-dependent oxidoreductase: MITHDVVVVGGGPVGVLAAALLAARGLDVAVWERRAEAPSLSRAIGVHPPSLDVLDRVGAAEPLVAEAVPVRRGVARSGGRTLGTVDFDRAHPRWPFVAALQQHRTEQLLRDRLEALAPGSLRRGVSLDTLEQEPDRVLLRGTADDGPVEAAARFVLAADGARSPVRGALGIDAPLRRYPDRYVMCDVADDTGLGADAVVHLERRGVVESFPLPGGVRRFVVLLDDDAARTSDGTRPTEAVPDPEMIARLVAERTGIEVDPGTATMTSAFGVQRRLARRTVAGRVVLIGDAAHEISPIGGQGMNLGWLDADAVAPVIARALRSAGGRRLDPTVFRAYEEARRRSVGRSARQAEINMALGRPVGPAVGVARQVGLSAALHLPTRRLLASLYSMRFV, from the coding sequence GTGATCACGCACGACGTCGTCGTCGTCGGCGGGGGACCGGTGGGCGTGCTCGCCGCGGCCCTGCTGGCGGCGCGCGGCCTCGACGTCGCGGTCTGGGAACGCCGCGCCGAGGCGCCGAGCCTCTCACGGGCCATCGGCGTCCACCCCCCGTCCCTCGACGTGCTGGACCGGGTGGGCGCGGCCGAGCCGCTCGTCGCGGAGGCAGTCCCCGTCCGCCGTGGCGTCGCCCGCAGCGGCGGGCGCACCCTCGGCACGGTCGACTTCGACCGGGCGCACCCCCGCTGGCCGTTCGTCGCCGCCCTGCAGCAGCACCGCACCGAGCAGCTGCTGCGCGACAGGCTGGAGGCACTCGCCCCTGGCTCGTTGCGGCGCGGAGTCTCGCTCGACACGCTGGAGCAGGAGCCCGACCGCGTCCTGCTCCGCGGCACGGCCGACGACGGACCTGTGGAGGCGGCAGCCCGCTTCGTCCTCGCCGCCGACGGCGCCCGCAGCCCCGTGCGCGGCGCCCTGGGCATCGACGCGCCCCTGCGCCGCTACCCCGACCGCTACGTGATGTGCGACGTGGCCGACGACACCGGGCTCGGCGCCGACGCGGTCGTGCACCTCGAGCGACGCGGCGTCGTGGAGTCGTTCCCGCTGCCCGGCGGGGTGCGCCGCTTCGTGGTGCTGCTCGACGACGACGCCGCACGCACGTCCGACGGGACCCGGCCGACCGAGGCCGTGCCCGACCCCGAGATGATCGCGAGGCTCGTCGCGGAGCGGACCGGGATCGAGGTCGATCCCGGCACGGCGACCATGACGAGCGCGTTCGGCGTGCAGCGACGGCTGGCCCGCCGCACGGTCGCCGGGCGGGTCGTCCTGATCGGCGACGCCGCCCACGAGATCAGCCCGATCGGCGGCCAGGGGATGAACCTCGGCTGGCTCGACGCCGACGCCGTGGCACCCGTCATCGCGAGGGCACTGCGCTCTGCCGGAGGGCGGCGCCTCGACCCGACCGTGTTCCGGGCCTACGAGGAGGCGCGTCGCCGGTCGGTCGGCCGCTCGGCTCGGCAGGCGGAGATCAACATGGCCCTCGGCCGCCCCGTCGGGCCCGCGGTCGGCGTCGCACGACAGGTCGGCCTGTCGGCGGCGCTGCACCTGCCGACCCGCCGCCTCCTCGCCTCGCTCTACTCGATGCGCTTCGTCTGA
- a CDS encoding pyridoxal phosphate-dependent aminotransferase: MTQPTRRLSSRIASIAESATLKVDAKAKSLLAEGRPIISYGPGEPDFPTPDHIVEAAVAAARDPRNHRYSAGAGLPELREAIAEKTLRDSGTSVRPTQVVVTNGGKQAVYQAFQALLDEGDEVLLPAPYWTTYPEAISLAGGVSVEVFAGADQGYKVTVEQLEAARTPRTKVLLFCSPSNPTGAVYSPAEVEAIGRWALETGTWVISDEIYQSLVYDGVRAVSITEAVPELADQTILVNGVAKTYAMTGWRVGWMVGPADVIAGASNLQSHLTSNVSNVSQRAALAALTGPQDEVEAMRRAFDVRRRRIVDELNAIDGVVAPTPEGAFYVYPDVSGLLGREWGGVTPTTSLELADLILDQADVATVPGEAFGPSGYLRLSYALGDDQLLEGVQRLQRLFS, from the coding sequence GTGACCCAGCCGACACGCCGCCTCTCGTCCCGCATCGCCTCCATCGCCGAGTCGGCCACCCTCAAGGTGGACGCCAAGGCCAAGTCGCTCCTGGCCGAGGGCCGGCCGATCATCAGCTACGGCCCCGGCGAGCCCGACTTCCCCACCCCCGACCACATCGTCGAGGCGGCTGTCGCGGCGGCCCGTGACCCGCGCAACCACCGCTACTCGGCCGGCGCGGGCCTGCCCGAGCTGCGCGAGGCGATCGCCGAGAAGACCCTCCGCGACAGCGGCACGTCGGTGCGCCCGACGCAGGTGGTCGTGACCAACGGCGGCAAGCAGGCCGTCTACCAGGCGTTCCAGGCGCTGCTCGACGAGGGCGACGAGGTCCTGCTGCCCGCGCCCTACTGGACCACCTACCCCGAGGCGATCTCGCTCGCGGGCGGCGTCTCGGTCGAGGTCTTCGCCGGCGCCGACCAGGGCTACAAGGTCACCGTCGAGCAGCTCGAGGCCGCTCGCACCCCCCGCACCAAGGTGCTGCTGTTCTGCTCGCCCTCGAACCCCACGGGCGCCGTCTACTCCCCCGCCGAGGTCGAGGCCATCGGCCGATGGGCGCTCGAGACAGGCACCTGGGTCATCAGCGACGAGATCTACCAGAGCCTCGTCTACGACGGCGTGCGCGCCGTCTCGATCACCGAGGCCGTGCCCGAGCTCGCCGACCAGACGATCCTCGTCAACGGCGTCGCCAAGACCTACGCGATGACCGGCTGGCGTGTCGGCTGGATGGTGGGCCCTGCCGACGTGATCGCCGGCGCCTCGAACCTGCAGTCGCACCTCACGTCGAACGTGTCGAACGTCTCGCAGCGCGCTGCCCTCGCGGCCCTCACCGGCCCGCAGGACGAGGTCGAGGCCATGCGCCGCGCCTTCGACGTCCGCCGCCGCCGCATCGTCGACGAGCTCAACGCGATCGACGGCGTCGTCGCCCCGACCCCCGAGGGCGCGTTCTACGTCTACCCCGACGTCAGCGGCCTGCTGGGTCGTGAGTGGGGCGGGGTCACGCCCACCACCTCCCTCGAGCTCGCCGACCTGATCCTCGACCAGGCCGACGTCGCCACCGTGCCCGGCGAGGCCTTCGGGCCGAGCGGCTACCTGCGCCTGTCGTACGCCCTCGGCGACGACCAGCTGCTCGAGGGCGTGCAGCGCCTCCAGCGCCTCTTCTCGTAG
- a CDS encoding UbiA family prenyltransferase → MTTSPVSTVAALARSTHPGPTVAVTLLSVVLATAVGLDAGRTLVLGAAVLAGQLSIGLSNDLVDAARDRQVGRLDKPLALGLVSTRAAMVAVTVVTVLAVGLTFLLGWAAGVAHLVFLVSGWAYNLGLKRTAWSVVPFVVGFGALPAVVTLAAAPPAEPAAWALIVGAAFGVAIHFTNVLPDLDDDARTGVVGLPHRLGRLRAGLVAFAALGTAAVVTAAGLLLDESLTPVRTGAGLVGAATALVLSAVGARLVRRGGATRGLFRLVIAAALVLVVSLALAGTALVA, encoded by the coding sequence GTGACGACCTCACCCGTCTCGACCGTCGCGGCCCTGGCACGCTCCACGCACCCCGGCCCGACCGTCGCCGTCACGCTGCTCTCGGTCGTCCTCGCGACGGCAGTCGGCCTCGACGCGGGACGCACCCTGGTGCTCGGAGCGGCCGTGCTGGCCGGGCAGCTCTCGATCGGGCTCTCGAACGACCTCGTCGACGCCGCGCGCGACCGCCAGGTCGGGCGCCTCGACAAGCCGCTCGCCCTGGGCCTCGTCTCGACCAGGGCGGCCATGGTCGCCGTCACGGTCGTCACCGTCCTCGCGGTCGGCCTGACCTTCTTGCTCGGCTGGGCCGCCGGCGTCGCCCACCTCGTCTTCCTCGTCTCCGGCTGGGCCTACAACCTCGGGCTCAAGCGCACGGCATGGTCGGTCGTGCCGTTCGTCGTCGGCTTCGGGGCCCTGCCCGCCGTGGTCACCCTCGCCGCTGCGCCCCCGGCCGAGCCCGCCGCCTGGGCCCTGATCGTCGGAGCGGCCTTCGGCGTCGCGATCCACTTCACCAACGTCCTGCCCGACCTCGACGACGATGCCCGGACGGGCGTCGTCGGGCTCCCGCACCGGCTCGGACGCCTGCGCGCCGGGCTCGTGGCCTTCGCCGCCCTGGGGACGGCTGCGGTCGTGACGGCGGCGGGGCTCCTCCTCGACGAGTCCCTGACTCCTGTCCGGACCGGCGCAGGCCTCGTCGGGGCGGCCACCGCGCTGGTGCTGTCCGCGGTCGGGGCGAGGCTGGTCCGCCGGGGCGGGGCGACCAGGGGCCTGTTCCGGCTCGTCATCGCCGCCGCTCTCGTGCTCGTCGTGTCGCTGGCCCTCGCGGGCACGGCGCTCGTCGCCTGA
- a CDS encoding UDP-N-acetylmuramate dehydrogenase codes for MTSFSELTTMRVGGEPARFVTADGTDELIDAVRAVWADDEPWFVLGGGSNTVASDEPFDGTVVHVRTRGVERLHDVDGRVRLRVAAGEPWDDLVARTVDEGWSGLEALSGIPGSTGASPIQNIGAYGQEVSSTVVSVDFLDADTGEFVRVPAANLGLGYRTSVFKQGRAGVVTAVEFALRDAGGASEQVSYPQLAGALGVDLGARVSVADVRSSVLALRASKGMVLDADDRDTWSSGSFFTNPVVSRQASSELPSDAPRWPIDPEPEDQVVPLGEAPAPPPPPTSGAVKLSAAWLIERAGVARGFRLPGSGAAISTKHTLALTNRGSASSDDVVELARFVQQRVLAEFGVLLRPEPVLLGLDL; via the coding sequence GTGACCTCCTTCTCCGAGCTGACGACGATGCGCGTCGGCGGCGAGCCCGCGCGGTTCGTCACGGCCGACGGCACGGACGAGCTGATCGACGCCGTCCGGGCCGTCTGGGCCGACGACGAGCCCTGGTTCGTCCTCGGCGGCGGCTCGAACACGGTCGCCTCCGACGAGCCCTTCGACGGCACCGTCGTCCACGTGCGCACCCGTGGCGTCGAGAGGCTGCACGACGTCGACGGCCGGGTCCGCCTGCGGGTCGCCGCGGGCGAGCCCTGGGACGACCTCGTGGCGCGCACGGTCGACGAGGGCTGGTCCGGCCTCGAGGCGCTGAGCGGCATCCCCGGCTCGACAGGCGCCTCCCCGATCCAGAACATCGGCGCGTACGGACAAGAGGTGTCGTCGACGGTCGTCTCGGTCGACTTCCTCGACGCCGACACGGGCGAGTTCGTCCGCGTGCCCGCGGCCAACCTCGGCCTCGGCTACCGCACGAGCGTGTTCAAGCAGGGCCGGGCGGGCGTCGTGACCGCCGTCGAGTTCGCGCTCCGCGACGCAGGAGGCGCGAGCGAGCAGGTCTCGTACCCGCAGCTCGCCGGGGCCCTCGGCGTCGACCTCGGGGCCCGGGTCTCGGTCGCCGACGTGCGGTCGAGCGTGCTGGCCCTCCGCGCCTCCAAGGGCATGGTGCTCGACGCCGACGACCGCGACACGTGGTCGAGCGGCTCGTTCTTCACGAACCCCGTGGTGTCCCGTCAGGCGTCCTCGGAGCTGCCCTCGGACGCCCCGCGCTGGCCGATCGACCCCGAGCCCGAAGATCAGGTGGTGCCGCTCGGCGAGGCTCCGGCACCGCCGCCTCCGCCGACGAGCGGGGCCGTCAAGCTCAGCGCCGCATGGCTGATCGAGCGCGCGGGCGTCGCGCGCGGTTTCCGGCTGCCGGGTTCGGGAGCCGCGATCTCGACGAAGCACACGCTCGCCCTGACCAACCGGGGCAGCGCCTCCTCCGACGACGTGGTCGAGCTCGCCCGCTTCGTGCAGCAGCGGGTCCTCGCCGAGTTCGGCGTCCTGCTCCGCCCCGAGCCCGTGCTGCTCGGCCTCGACCTCTGA
- a CDS encoding MaoC/PaaZ C-terminal domain-containing protein: protein MSALEVGQVVAHKTYPLTRDSLVRYAGASGDFNPIHYRDDVAESVGLPGVLAHGMLTMGTAVQPVVEWLDGSGDDAGVIGWVSDYQVRFTRPVVVHPSDGAELSVTAKVAALDDEAGTARVDLTVTVDEKTVLGKAQVVVTLA, encoded by the coding sequence GTGAGCGCCCTCGAGGTCGGCCAGGTCGTGGCCCACAAGACGTACCCGCTGACGCGCGACTCGCTCGTCCGCTACGCCGGCGCGTCCGGTGACTTCAACCCGATCCACTACCGCGACGACGTCGCCGAGTCGGTCGGCCTGCCCGGCGTGCTCGCCCACGGCATGCTGACCATGGGCACCGCGGTGCAGCCCGTGGTCGAGTGGCTCGACGGCTCGGGCGACGACGCCGGCGTGATCGGCTGGGTCTCCGACTACCAGGTCCGCTTCACCCGTCCGGTGGTCGTGCACCCGTCCGACGGCGCCGAGCTGTCCGTCACCGCCAAGGTCGCGGCGCTCGACGACGAGGCCGGCACGGCGCGGGTCGACCTCACGGTGACGGTCGACGAGAAGACCGTGCTGGGCAAGGCCCAGGTCGTGGTGACCCTGGCGTGA
- a CDS encoding MaoC family dehydratase N-terminal domain-containing protein, which produces MPVNPDLQGRVLPPAPAYLVGREKVREFARATGSTSALSLDPEAARAAGHADVVAPPTFPVVVQEATLAQLLAEPDAGIDYSRVVHGEQRFRYSRPVVAGDELTATLTVTSVKSLGGNSMVTASSDMVDQAGAHVVTAVSTLVVRGDDA; this is translated from the coding sequence GTGCCAGTGAACCCCGATCTGCAAGGGCGGGTCCTCCCGCCGGCTCCCGCCTACCTCGTCGGCCGGGAGAAGGTGCGCGAGTTCGCCCGCGCCACCGGCTCGACCAGCGCCCTGTCGCTCGACCCCGAAGCCGCGCGTGCCGCGGGCCACGCCGACGTCGTCGCCCCGCCGACCTTCCCCGTCGTGGTGCAGGAGGCGACCCTCGCGCAGCTCCTCGCCGAGCCCGACGCAGGCATCGACTACTCCCGGGTGGTGCACGGCGAGCAGCGCTTCCGCTACAGCCGTCCCGTCGTGGCCGGCGACGAGCTCACGGCCACGCTCACGGTGACCAGCGTCAAGTCCCTCGGCGGCAACTCCATGGTGACCGCCTCCTCCGACATGGTCGACCAGGCCGGGGCGCACGTCGTCACCGCGGTGTCCACCCTCGTGGTGCGGGGGGACGACGCGTGA